The segment CCATAATACACAACTTTTATGTTGATGACTGCCTGAAATCTGTCAGATCTGTTGATCAAGCCATTTCTCTATACCATGATCTAACTGCCATATAGTATGTCAAGCAGGGGGATTCAAATTAACAAAATGGATTATCAACAGTACTGCCACGTTGGTACAATTTCCAGAAAGAAAGGGCAAAAGAAGCTGTGCATATGGAGCAGATGTTAAAAAGGGAGTTGCAGTTGCCACTAAAGGAATCAGTGTTTTGGGCTGATAGCAGTGCTTAAGTACCTTGCCAATGAGAAAGATTCCGGACGTTTGTGGCCAATAGGATAGCAGCAATACTGCCAACTTCCAGAGTGTCCCAATGGTGACAATTCAGCTCTCAGTCAAATACTGCAGAATGCGTCTCAAGAGGCCAAAGCATTGATGCCTTTATGCAGAACAAAGCCTGGGTTTGGACAGTGACTTCATCACCAAACCAGCTTAACAATGGCCAGAGAATACTTGTAACTTAAAGGAGCTTAATGCAGCAGACCCTGATATTGGGAAAGGAAGTGTCATTGTTAATCTGATAACAGTAATGGAGAATGAGAAAAGCGACACAATTTCTTCTTGGAAATCCTTAAAAAGAGCTGTAGCTTTGCTACTCAGAGTAAAAGCTCCAAAccatttcaaaagaaaaagaaaacttaGTCTTACACAGAGAGAACCTCAAACAGAACAAAGAGAAACATCATGCACTCTGGGGAAAGAATCTCACAGTTGATGAGCTTCAGCAAGCCAAGTTAGCAATCATCAAGTACTGCCAGCAAAGGAAATTTCATAAAGAAACCTTTGCACTGCAAAGGCAAGAATCTGTTAATGGAGGAAGTCACATAATCAAGCTATGTCCAGTACTTCAAGACAAAATTCTCTGTGTTGGTGGAAGAATTGGTCATGTATACATGCCAATAGAAGCCAAACATCCAGCCATCTTACCAAAGGATCACAGAATATCAGATCTGATTCTGCAAGAAATCAACAAAGAAACAGGTCATAATGGATGCAACTATATTCTATCTAAATTGCACCAAAAGTGCTGGATTCCCAATGCCAATTCTTTGATAAAAAGAATCTTGTCTAGACGTACAACTTGCCATAGGCAACATGGTGTTACAGGTCAACAGATTACGGCAGACTTACCCAGAAATAGAGTTCTTCCAGATGAACCACCAGATGTGTAGCTGACTGCTTTGGTCCATTTGAGATCAAGTGTAAAAGGACTAAAGTTAAACGCTATGGTATCATCTTTACTTGTCTGGCCTGCAGAGCTGTTCACACAGAGGTAGCATCATCCTTAGATACAGACACCTTTATCAATGCACTCTGACGCTTCATAGCAAGGAGGAGTCAGGTTATAGAAAGGACAATGGATCTAATTTTACTGGGGCTGATCAAGAAAAATTCAAGAAtggaaaaaaattcaaaatagaaaGCATCTTGCTTCAACACAGCATAACATAGATGTTCAATCCTCCAGCTGGATCTCACCACAGAGGAGTATGGGAGTGTATAATCTGTTCCATTAAGAAAGTTCTCAATGCCAGGTTCAAAACCTAGATGAGAAGGGTCttcacacatttttctgtgaaGTGTAAGCTATCTTGATCAATCGACCCATAACCCTCTAATGATCCAAATGATCTAGAAGCTCTCACACCTAATCACTTGCTGCTGATGATGGTAAACTCTGCTTTGCCTCACGGACTCTTCCAAAAGGAAGACCTCGATGCACGAAAGAGACGGAAGCAGGTGCAATACATTGCCAACCTCTTTTGGAAGAGATGGattcaaaaatatttaccaGAGCttcaaagacattaaaaatggATGAAGGTAAAATTAGCACCTAGAAATGCATGGGTAATGGGAAGAATTACCAAAACAGTACAAGATGAACATGGACTTGTACGCAGAGTTCAAGTTAAGACAAAGGTCTGTCTCTTGTTGGATGCTGATTGAGACAATTGTATGGACTGTAACtggtaaaatatattatgtaacacatttcttatattttataattatttacattttaaatctttcATATTTTCAAGTTAGTTAACAAAAGCACACCTGCATGTACTAAAGTTTCTACTAAAGAGACTATCACTGTGCTATAGCGTTCACAGCcgttactttttaaataaagttattatagtCTTATGTTGTTCAGCCCATCgtcaacctaaccacaggctctactcttcagcacaattaCCCTAAAAACTCACACATACCAGAAAACCAATTCCAAAATGATGTAACTTTTAACAGATCTCCCCCCATATCAATATTgagcaaaacacatgaaatagcacttcattttaacatttactcttGAACAATcagaagcaaagcatgctgggaactagaagtcCATTGTAACCACTGATTGTAACTCATTCCATGagtgtatatatgcatgtacaaGTTTCACATTTATATGGGAACATGTGCAATACATTTACACAATAAAAGGATAAAGCTATGTAATGCGATTGgtcttcatttaaatatttttgtagcCACTCATGGCCAatgcatatattaaaaaaaaaagcactaatTTCCCCATATTTGGTAATGTATAATGTAATATTGCATTATATTCCCATATAAAATTGTTCTGTAAGGGAAGAATGTGGAACAGACAAGTGAACCATTATATCAATGTGTAGCCTACTCAGTGTATTAGTTTAAAAAGTTATTTCCCTCCAATAAGACTCACGCTGTTGCTTTTACTAATATTTGTAAATGCCAGTGGCCATTTACAACACTAAAGCAAGTCAAATGCctatacaaaacattttagaccaTTTACATCTGCATTTAGAATCATCCATTTTTTGAgatcaaccaaaaaaaaaaaaaaaaaaagtcatgttaATGCAGCAAAAATACTTCCCAGTAAACACCAAAACACAAACCTATTTTACAAGATATTTATTTCTCAAAAACACCAAATTAAGAAACAGCAGCAAAGCAAGCAACTAAGACTTCACTTGTTGCAACAACCTCAGTATGCCTTGAGATGAACGCTTGTTGAGAGTAGTCTGAGAGAGAGGAGGTGCTGGATCTTGAAAGCCAGGCTTGAAAGACTGCACAGACTCATAGCTTGAAGAGAGAGGTACATTATTAGGTTGCTCTAAAGATTGGGAACCAAGACTGGAATGAGACCCATAACTTGACTGCTCTGACACAGAAAAGACCTGGAATCCAGGCTGCAGGGACACAGATTGGTAGTGGATTTGTGCTGGCTGCTGGCTACTGGATTGGGACAAAGACTGGTAGCTGGCCTGTCCTGGTTGGTGAACAGACCAGTAATGAGCTTGTGCTGAGGGCAGACCACTGGGCTGGACAACAGTCTGGAAAAGGGCCTGTCCCGGTTGTGGGCCACTGGGTCTGGACAGAGATGGGGAAAGGGCCTGTCCTAGTTGTGGGCCACTGGGTCTGGACACAGACTGGTAAGAGGCTTGTGCTGACTGCAGGCCACTAGGCTGGACCACAGATAGGTAACTGGCTTGTGCTGATGGCAGAGCACTGGACTGGTCCGCAGACTGGGAGCTGGATTGGGCTTGGTGTTGAATGCTGGACTGGTCCACAGACTGGTGGCTGGCTTGTGCTGACTGCAAGCCACTGGGCTGGACAACAGATGGGTAAAGGGCCTGTCCTGGTTgtaggccactgggcctggacaccgatgggtaaagggcctgtcctagttgtgggccactgggtctggacacagatgggtaaagggcctgtcctagttgtgggccactgggcctggacacaGACTGGTAAGAAGCTTCTGCTGACGGCAAGCCACTGGGCTGGACAACAGACTGGAAGAGGGCCTGTCCTGGTTGTAGGCCACTAGGCTGGACCACAGATGGGTAGCTGGCCTGTCCTTGTTTgccactgggcctggacacCGATGGGTAAAGGGCCTGTCCTAGTTGTGGGCCACTGGGTCTGGACAGAGATGGGTAAAGGGCCGGTCCTAGTTGTGGGCCACTAGGCTGGACCACAGATAGGTAGCTGGCCTGTCCTTGTTTGCCACTGGGTCTGGACACAGATGGGTAAAGGGCCTGTCCTGGTTGTGGGCCACTAGGCTGGACCACAGATGggtagctggcttgtgctgaCTGCAAGCCACTGGGCTGGACAACAGACTGCAAAGAGGCTTGTGCTGATTGCAGAGCACTGGACTGGTCCACAGACTGTGAGCTGGATTGGGCTTGGTGTTGGCTGCTGGACTGGTCCACAGACTGGTGGCTGGCTTGTGTTGACTGCAGGTCACTGGGCTGAACAGACTGGAAAAATGCCTGTCCTGGTTGTGGGCCACTAGGCTGGACCACAGATGGGTAGCTGGCCTGTCCTTGTTTgccactgggcctggacacagatgggtaaagggcctgtcctagttgtgggccactgggcctggacacagatgggtaaagggcctgtcctagttgtgggccactgggcctggacacagatgggtaaagggcctgtcctagttgtgggccactgggcctggacacaGACTGGTAAGAAGCTTCTGCTGACGGCAAGCCACTGGGCTGGACAACAGACTGGAAGAGGGCCTGTCCTGGTTGTAGGCCACTAGGCTGGACCACAGATGGGTAGCTGGCCTGTCCTTGTTTgccactgggcctggacacCGATGGGTAAAGGGCCTGTCCTAGTTGTGGGCCACTGGGTCTGGACAGAGATGGGTAAAGGGCCGGTCCTAGTTGTGGGCCACTAGGCTGGACCACAGATAGGTAGCTGGCCTGTCCTTTTTTGCCACTGGGTCTGGACACAGATGGGTAAAGGGCCTGAACTGACTGCAGGCCACTAGGCTGGACCACAGATAggtagctggcttgtgctgaTGGCAGAGCACTGGACTGGTCCGCAGACTGGTGGCTGGCTTGTACTGACTGCAAGCCACTGGGCTGGACAACAGATGGGTAAAGGGCCTGTCCTGGTTGTGggccactgggcctggacacaGACTGGAAGAGGGCCTGTCCTGGTTGTAGGCCACTAGGCTGGACCACAGATGGGTAGACGGCCTGTCCTTGTTTGCCACTGGGCCTGAACACCGATGGGTAAAGGGCCTGTCCTAGTTGTGGGCCACTGGGTCTGGACACAGATGGGTAAAGGGCCTGTCCTAGTTGTGGGCCACTGGGTCTGGACACAGACTGGTAAGAGGCTTGTGCTGACTGCAGGCCACTAGGCTGGACCACAGATGGGTAGCTGGCCTGTCCTTGTTTGCCACTGGGTCTGGATACAGATGGGTAAAGAGCCTGTACTGACTGCAGGCCACTAGGCTGGACCACAGATGGGTAGCTGGCCTGTCCTTGTTTGCCACTGGGTCTGGATACAGATGGGTAAAGGGCCTGTCCTAGTTGTGggccactgggcctggacacaGATGGGTAAAGGGCCTGTACTGACTGCAGGCCACTAGGCTGGACCACAGATGGGTAGCTGGCCTGTCCTTGTTTGCCACTGGGTCTGGATACAGATGGGTAAAGGGCCTGTCCTAGTTGTGggccactgggcctggacacaGATGGGTAAAGGGCCTGTACTGACTGCAGGCCACTAGGCTGGACCACAGATGGGTAGCTGGCCTGTCCTTGTTTGCCACTGGGTCTGGATACAGATGGGTAAAGGGCCTGTCCTGGTTGTGGGCCACTAGGCTGGACCACAGATAggtagctggcttgtgctgaCTGCAAGCCACTGGGCTGGACAACAGACTGGAAGAGGGCCTGTCCTAGTTGTGGGCCACTGGGTCTGGACACAGACTGGTAAGAGGCTTGTGCTGATTGCAGAGCACTGGACTGGTCCACAGACTGTGAGCTGGATTGGGCTTGGCTGCTGGACTGGTCCACAGACTGGTAAGAGGCTTGTGTTGACTGCAGGTCACTGGGCTGAACAGACTGGAAAAGTGCCTGTCCTGGTTTgccactgggcctggacacagatgggtaaagggcctgtcctagttgtgggccactgggcctggacacaGACTGGTAAGAGGCTTCTGCTGACGGCAAGCCACTGGGCTGGACAACGGATTGTAAAAGGGCCTGTCCTGGTTGTAGGCCACTAGGCTGGACCACAGATGGGTACCTGGCTTGTCCTCGTTTGCCACTGGGTCTGGACACAGACTGGTAAGAGGCTTGTGCTGACTGCAGGCGACTGGGCCTGGACACAGATGGGTAAAGGGCCGGTCCTGGTTGTGggccactgggcctggacacaGACTGGTAAGAGGCTTGTGCTAAGTGCAGAACACTGGACTGGTCCACAGACTCTGAGCTGGATTGGGCTTGGTGTTGGCTGCTGGACTGGTCCACAGACTGGGAAGAGGCTTGTGCTGACTGCAGGCCACTAGGTTGGACCACAGATTggtagctggcttgtgctgaTGGCAGAGCACTGGACTGGTCCGCAGCCTGTGAGCTGGATTGGGCTTGGTGTTGGATGCTGGACTGGTCCACAGACTGGTGGCTGGCTTGTGCTGACTGCAGGTCACTGGGCTGGACAACAGATGGGTAGCTGCCTTGTGGGGTCTGCAAACCACTGGGCTGGGACACAGATGGGTAGAGGGCCTGTCCTGGTTGTTGGACACCTGGCTGTGACAAAGACTGTGAGCTGGATTGGGCTTGGTGTTGGATGCTGGACTGGTCCACAGACTGGTGGCTGGCTTGCGCTGATGGCAGATCACTGGACTGGTCCACAGATTGGGAGACCACCTGTTCCAAGTTCTGGCTGCTGGCTTGAGATGATTGTTGGAGGCTGAGCAGGGCCACAGGTTGGTATCTTGCCTGCGCTAGTTGCACATCATTAGGCTGAACTGTGGAATCATTGCTTGACTGCTCTACTTGCTGCCCACTGAGCAATGGCACAAGTCCAGAACCAAAGCGGCCTTGTCCTAACTGATAGCTGGGTTGTGAAGACTCACTTTGCTGCAAAGGCTTAAAAAAAGTGGAACTTGAAGTCTGCACTGGCCTGGTACCAGAATATAACCTGGAACCAGCTTGAAGTCTACTTTTATGAGGCTTGACAATGGGCTGCACTGAAGACTGGTAGCGGACGTTCACCAATTGGCCACTGGACTGGGAGCTGGTCTCCACTAGTTGCTGGCTACTAGATGCCACAGATTCACTACTAGACTGCCCTAAAGTTTGAAAGTTGATCTGCGCTGGCTTGGGTAGAGACTCAATGCTCATACTTTCTGATTCTGTGGTAACTGCAATGGGTACAAGACTGCCATTACCAGCTGAAGACATTAGAGATCCTTGAATGTGACTTCTAGCATCAGAGTCAGAACCAGGCTTATACGAATTAGTAATTGGTCCAAAACCAGAAGAGCCATTTTGAGGATTATAGCTTACACTGCTATACACACCCTTAACTTGTGCAGCACTGTAAGTGATATTCTTAGATCTTTGAAGACTAACAGGATCCGATACATGCTCACGGCCATACCAGCTAGAGGAACTCTGTGGTTTCACATCCTGCATGGGGAGACCAGCCTCATTGTATACAGGATAACCTCCAATCTTGACAAAGCCAgcaactaagaaaaaaaaaaaaaaagacacatgttaacaAACCAGACATGTTAACAAACAGGAATTATAGAATTTGCCTGAGTAAACCTTACCACTTCCAATATCACCATGGACACAGAGACTGAGAAGTGCcagagaaaaactgaaataaaaaaagacttgTTAGACACTTCTTGCTTTAAAGaacaagtaaaaaaacaaacattgaaCATCATACCTTAAGAGTCGGATAGCGGTACCCTCCATGTCCAGCCTAGAATCAGCAACTTACCACCTCAGCAATACCACTACAAAATCATAAAAACATACTTGCACCCCAGCACACACTAATGATGGTAAAATTGACTTTTTATAGTGTCAGGAACTGCCATTTACCAATTGTTTCCTGACCATCAGTTGTCATGGGAACATGTAATACTCAATTATTAGGTTCAGGTGTCACCAGTGTCTGATCACGACAACTGCCATTTCATTCCTTTTTTTAGTACTATGATTTCTGAACAGAAAGACAGCACACATACTGCTTTTTGGgattaattaaaatacattaattttgATTCTATTTGAAGTCAGAATACATTTTAGGGAGCAGTATTATGCTGACTGTTCATAAGATTTATAGCAGTAATCTGGGCCACATTCAGCCCTGacaaaacgtttttttaaacagaaacggtggtgcgttgaacaccctgttctgatgacgcaagacATGCAATTATGCCAGCTGAGAAGGCCtgtctttgtgttctttttgaagaattttcacaGCCTGATGAAATCGGTATAAATACGTGTTTACTAATGCAAAATATGCTCAAtattacagtcactgcccttgccatcctgaataaaagagaacatcccaagcgagtgaagggatttgtggaaactgtggttcCTAATTATTGTCATCCAACATTTGCCTGTTATGGTTTCAGCTATGTTAATGCATATTAAATAAGTTAGTTAGTTTTAACTGAAGGTTCAAGATAActctgtaaactacacatgtgGGGAAAATTTCAGTTAAAGGTTTGCACAGAGTCAGTGTCCAGAGTCAAGGGACCTTAAACCCAATGTTATAAAGAGAGCTACTAACATAAAGTGTTGTAAAATTCAATTATGTACATAGTAGCCTATTGCTATTTTGCAGAGATAACCCTTatggaaagaaaatatatttccctatctatgaatgatcaatatattgcatgatttaacagCAGGACATAAAGGTACATAAAGAAATCCAGATGTCATTGTAATGGATGAGGCTGGTACTCATTCATCCAGCCACTGGAGGGAGCCCTCTCCTGAATACTAACTTGAACTTTTGCTCGTTGGTTACTTCCTGTTTCACTCCTGTATAAATAGACATGTGCTGAgctccaattcgcctacttatactaaccctaaaagtatgtacgctttctgtgaacaaaaagtacttacttttgagtgtgtagtaaaagagtagacaagctttgggacacactaacacgtcatacaatcgcgtcttttctctctgctgcatccagtcaccgtaaatTGCCCTGTCagtcatcttacatcctccacatttcatttagttaatttcctaccgtatcagagagaaatacagcacgttgatctgcagtcgcgggtctttcatgtggagaactcccctcatattaatgcataatgatgcatttaaaagttaatggccattcggatctttataaaagtccacattggtatttgcagatgaaaaataacacgggtaacattaaatatatattttctatcaggttaaactgattatcagtcactcaaatctctcagcatCGATCGtgtatatccgccatgttttgtagtttttaacactttttaatctcacatactatttaggatggatagtatggacattggaacgcaggggtGCATTTCCACTGATAATTTGCGAAGTATTGCCAGTTATTCACTGCCTTACCAACCGTGTCTCATTGCCTGTTTCATTGCCTTTTTGTTACTGACCATTGTGCTTGCTTTATTGGATTTTTGccttttggaaattgtttttgccATGGTTGCCTGTTTGGACTGATTACTTGTCACTGTTTATTCTGCCTACATTATTGACTACGTCTCTGCCTGTTGTATTGGATTTGGTTGctgatatttattaaacttCCAGCATTTGGATTCCATCTTGCCTTCATGTCGAGTCCCTCACAGTTATAGTATAGAATACAGCTTCAACAGAAGACAAAAGACCCTCTGTCTACCTTCCTTCAATGCTGAGACCAATACGTTAAACATAAAATCTTTCAGTTACTTTTAATTATCAGCTGTCTTAATTTGTTCTTTATCTCAGTTGTCCTCTGTAATGTGTATTTCTCCTGCATTCATGATTACAGTAAATTTTGTTACTATTCCTTTGTCGTGCGCGTTCTCTCCAGCCACCTGCGTTTTACACTACTGTCACTCACAATGTATTTGTCTATTTGATACAtctttttaattcattattcattattaattcatttgtatttattttttacatttgctgagaggggacctataatgcaactctcacaagatgtaatataagtctctggttcccccagaatgtgtctgtgaagtttcagctcaaaataccccacagattattttgtgtccctttaaatgcaaatgagctgctgctcccgccccctttccagaagagggcggagctttaacagctcaacaacaacaaagctggagaatctcacgcagccaaaatgaggaaagtgttcagccttacattgttcaaaccggagtcgacactgatggagagactcaggaagaagttacaacttttagacgtttctgaatgcttagtggataaattgatgtagttgctgtggagttgattcaactcatccactagcatgtgccgtcatgttcatcttttgtgttgaattgaccctcgtttgtgaagcagtccggcgtaaaatgacggcatgtcaacaacactctactacaacaactcttcctcttctctaaagcagcccaacatggccccgccccctttgttatataacaatattatatagtttttttttacaagtttgATCTTCATTTACCTTTCTTATAAAACAATTGCCTTTCACAATTAATAAAAGAACACATTATACACACACTTTATATTTAATGATATTTAATGATTTGTAGATTACATTTAATAGATACACTTTCATgaaaacatttgcatttaattgtaaaatgtcatTATACATGTTTGGGGCTGTGTTCTCGTCGCATTTACAGTTTTGACCAGCCGACGAGTGgtgtttcattttttcattttggcAAATCATTTTGCGAACTAATGGGTTCAATTGTTTCTCGGTTGGATTAGAATGTCTTGTTACATTTTTGTGATGAACACTGTAATGttcaaaatatttctaaatatgtaaaattgctttttaaaagatgtttaacaatagatgctttccagatgaagtgCTCTTGAAGATGTGCTATCTGGGTCAGTGCAACATTATCAGCTCCAAAATGACTTTCAGGCAGTTGGAgtactgtgtgtatgtgtgtgtgtgtgtgtgtgtgtgttaggcaTGCTCATTCTGTTCGATGTTGGCGACAAGTCCCTTTGTGTCAATAGTGGCAGGAGGCCGTGTCAGGTCAGAGTTGATATAGAGTCT is part of the Chanodichthys erythropterus isolate Z2021 chromosome 11, ASM2448905v1, whole genome shotgun sequence genome and harbors:
- the LOC137030800 gene encoding fap1 adhesin-like: MEGTAIRLLSFSLALLSLCVHGDIGSVAGFVKIGGYPVYNEAGLPMQDVKPQSSSSWYGREHVSDPVSLQRSKNITYSAAQVKGVYSSVSYNPQNGSSGFGPITNSYKPGSDSDARSHIQGSLMSSAGNGSLVPIAVTTESESMSIESLPKPAQINFQTLGQSSSESVASSSQQLVETSSQSSGQLVNVRYQSSVQPIVKPHKSRLQAGSRLYSGTRPVQTSSSTFFKPLQQSESSQPSYQLGQGRFGSGLVPLLSGQQVEQSSNDSTVQPNDVQLAQARYQPVALLSLQQSSQASSQNLEQVVSQSVDQSSDLPSAQASHQSVDQSSIQHQAQSSSQSLSQPGVQQPGQALYPSVSQPSGLQTPQGSYPSVVQPSDLQSAQASHQSVDQSSIQHQAQSSSQAADQSSALPSAQASYQSVVQPSGLQSAQASSQSVDQSSSQHQAQSSSESVDQSSVLHLAQASYQSVSRPSGPQPGPALYPSVSRPSRLQSAQASYQSVSRPSGKRGQARYPSVVQPSGLQPGQALLQSVVQPSGLPSAEASYQSVSRPSGPQLGQALYPSVSRPSGKPGQALFQSVQPSDLQSTQASYQSVDQSSSQAQSSSQSVDQSSALQSAQASYQSVSRPSGPQLGQALFQSVVQPSGLQSAQASYLSVVQPSGPQPGQALYPSVSRPSGKQGQASYPSVVQPSGLQSVQALYPSVSRPSGPQLGQALYPSVSRPSGKQGQASYPSVVQPSGLQSVQALYPSVSRPSGPQLGQALYPSVSRPSGKQGQASYPSVVQPSGLQSVQALYPSVSRPSGKQGQASYPSVVQPSGLQSAQASYQSVSRPSGPQLGQALYPSVSRPSGPQLGQALYPSVFRPSGKQGQAVYPSVVQPSGLQPGQALFQSVSRPSGPQPGQALYPSVVQPSGLQSVQASHQSADQSSALPSAQASYLSVVQPSGLQSVQALYPSVSRPSGKKGQASYLSVVQPSGPQLGPALYPSLSRPSGPQLGQALYPSVSRPSGKQGQASYPSVVQPSGLQPGQALFQSVVQPSGLPSAEASYQSVSRPSGPQLGQALYPSVSRPSGPQLGQALYPSVSRPSGKQGQASYPSVVQPSGPQPGQAFFQSVQPSDLQSTQASHQSVDQSSSQHQAQSSSQSVDQSSALQSAQASLQSVVQPSGLQSAQASYPSVVQPSGPQPGQALYPSVSRPSGKQGQASYLSVVQPSGPQLGPALYPSLSRPSGPQLGQALYPSVSRPSGKQGQASYPSVVQPSGLQPGQALFQSVVQPSGLPSAEASYQSVSRPSGPQLGQALYPSVSRPSGPQLGQALYPSVSRPSGLQPGQALYPSVVQPSGLQSAQASHQSVDQSSIQHQAQSSSQSADQSSALPSAQASYLSVVQPSGLQSAQASYQSVSRPSGPQLGQALSPSLSRPSGPQPGQALFQTVVQPSGLPSAQAHYWSVHQPGQASYQSLSQSSSQQPAQIHYQSVSLQPGFQVFSVSEQSSYGSHSSLGSQSLEQPNNVPLSSSYESVQSFKPGFQDPAPPLSQTTLNKRSSQGILRLLQQVKS